A single genomic interval of Trueperaceae bacterium harbors:
- a CDS encoding ABC transporter permease, whose amino-acid sequence MTGFLSYLLQRILGLFVTVLAVAVTIFLMVRLLPGDPARVIAGVLATEQDVARIRVQLGLDQPIVVQAGIFLRDLFQGDLGVSARTSAPVLAEIGARLPATLTLAAAGMLMAIAIGVPLGAWAAARAGSLGDVVVSTLVLFGISMPVYWLGLMLIILFAINLRWLPAAGADGPASLVLPAVTLAAFSVAFIARITRSSMLEVLRQDYVRTAHAKGVDRRTVEWRHALRNALPPVVTVIGLQFGQLLGGAILTETVFGWPGLGRLLVDSIFARDYPMVQGLVIVFAAMFAFVNLLVDLTYERIDPRVRYG is encoded by the coding sequence ATGACCGGATTCCTGTCCTATCTCCTCCAACGCATCCTCGGCCTCTTCGTCACGGTCCTCGCCGTCGCCGTCACCATCTTCCTGATGGTGCGGCTGCTCCCCGGCGACCCCGCCCGCGTCATCGCCGGCGTCCTCGCCACCGAGCAGGACGTCGCCCGCATCCGTGTGCAGCTCGGCCTCGACCAACCGATCGTCGTGCAGGCCGGCATCTTCCTGCGCGACCTGTTCCAGGGCGACCTCGGCGTGAGCGCCCGGACCAGCGCCCCGGTCCTCGCGGAGATCGGGGCGCGCCTCCCCGCCACCCTGACGCTCGCGGCGGCCGGCATGCTCATGGCGATCGCGATCGGCGTTCCGCTCGGCGCGTGGGCCGCCGCCCGCGCCGGCAGCCTCGGCGACGTCGTCGTCTCCACCCTCGTCCTGTTCGGCATCAGCATGCCGGTCTACTGGTTGGGCCTGATGCTGATCATTCTCTTCGCCATCAACCTCCGCTGGCTCCCCGCCGCCGGCGCCGACGGGCCGGCATCGCTGGTGTTGCCCGCCGTCACGCTCGCGGCGTTCAGCGTGGCGTTCATCGCCCGCATCACGCGAAGTTCCATGCTCGAGGTGCTCCGCCAGGACTACGTCCGCACGGCGCACGCCAAGGGCGTCGACCGCCGCACCGTCGAGTGGCGGCACGCGCTGCGCAACGCCCTCCCCCCGGTCGTGACCGTCATCGGGCTGCAGTTCGGCCAGCTGTTGGGCGGCGCGATCCTCACCGAAACGGTGTTCGGCTGGCCCGGCCTCGGGCGCCTGCTCGTCGACTCGATCTTCGCGCGGGACTACCCGATGGTGCAGGGCCTCGTCATCGTCTTCGCCGCGATGTTCGCGTTCGTGAACCTACTCGTCGACCTCACGTACGAACGGATCGACCCGAGGGTCCGCTATGGCTGA